Proteins co-encoded in one Bombus pyrosoma isolate SC7728 linkage group LG4, ASM1482585v1, whole genome shotgun sequence genomic window:
- the LOC122566519 gene encoding U4/U6.U5 tri-snRNP-associated protein 2, whose translation MATSKSGNQQKRKLVIERNNLDEEIAKKAKIIKTTSEAPRLCPYLDTINRQFLDFDFEKLCSVSLSKINVYACLVCGKYFQGRGTNTHAYTHSVAESHHVFLNLHTLKFYCLPDNYEIIDSSLDDIKYVLNPTFDKAQIAQLDKSDKLSRAIDGSLYSPGIVGMNNIKANDYCNVILQALSHVTPLRDFFLRESNYSHVKRPPGDSSYLLVQRFGELMRKLWNPRNFKAHVSPHEMLQAVVLWSKKRFQFTEQGDPIDFLSWFLNALHLALNGTKKRDSSIVYKTFLGHMRIYTRKIPPLELDESQRSELLHTVEYGETVTESPFLYLTCDLPPPPLFKDQFTENIIPQVNLYTLLNKFNAVTEKEYKTYKENFMKRFEITELPPYLILYIKRFTKNTFFVEKNPTIVNFPVKNVDFGDILTPEVKQRHPFTTYDLVANIVHDGEPGQGTYRVHILHRATGQWYELQDLHVTQILPQMITLTEAYIQIYELKNDVYSENGNN comes from the exons aaaaagctaaaattataaaaacaacTTCAGAAGCTCCACGATTGTGCCCTTATTTAGATACAATAAATCGCCAATTTTTAGACTTTGATTTTGAAAAACTATGTTCAGTATCATTGTcaaaaattaatgtatatgCTTGTCTTGTGTGCGGAAAGTACTTTCAAGGTAGAGGTACAAACACTCATGCATACACACATAGTGTAGCTGAAAGTCATcatgtttttttaaatctacatacattaaaattttattgtttacctgacaattatgaaataatcg ATTCATCATTggatgatataaaatatgttttaaatcCAACATTTGATAAAGCACAGATTGCACAATTAGATAAAAGTGATAAATTATCGAGAGCCATAGATGGATCGCTATATTCCCCTGGTATTGTGggaatgaataatattaaagcaAATGATTATTGTAATGTTATTTTACAA GCACTTTCTCATGTTACACCTTTAAGAGATTTTTTCTTAAGAGAATCTAATTATTCTCATGTCAAAAGGCCACCTGGAGATTCTTCTTATCTTTTAGTTCAACGATTTGGTGaattaatgagaaaattatGGAATCCCCGTAATTTCAAAGCTCATGTCAGTCCACACGAAATGTTACAAGCTGTTGTTTTATGGAGTAAAAAGAGATTTCAATTTACTGAACAGg gTGATCCAATCGATTTTCTTTCATGGTTTTTAAATGCCCTTCATTTAGCATTAAATGGTACAAAAAAGCGTGATTCTAGTATAGTGTATAAAACGTTTTTGGGTCATATGCGGATATATACACGAAAAATACCACCACTTGAATTGGATGAAAGTCAAAGAAGTGAATTACTTCATACAGTAGAATATGGCGAAACTGTAACAGAAAGcccatttttatatttgacatGTGATCTTCCACCACCACCTCTTTTCAAAGACCAATtcactgaaaatattattcctcAA gTCAATTTGTACacattattgaataaatttaatgctGTAACTGAAAAAGAGTACAAaacatataaagaaaattttatgaagagATTTGAAATAACAGAACTTCCTCCTTATCTCatactttatataaaa agGTTTACAAAGAACACATTCTTTGTGGAAAAAAATCCCACCATAGTTAATTTCCCAGTTAA AAATGTAGATTTTGGAGATATTTTAACACCTGAAGTAAAACAAAGACATCCATTTACAACATATGATTTAGTAGCAAATATAGTTCACGATGGTGAACCTGGTCAAGGAACGTATAGAGTTCACATTTTACATAGAGCAACTGGTCAGTGGTACGAGTTGCAGGATTTACACGTAACTCAAATTTTGCCACAAATGATAACATTAACTGAAGCATATATACAA aTTTATGAACTAAAAAATGATGTATATTCGGAAAATGGCAACAATTAA